The window ATTTGGCTGAAAATAAGCTTTCTCTCGAAGAGATAGAGAAGCTCTACATTCAAGAGATCCTGAACCTGACGAATGGTAACAGGAGTAAAGCAGCAAAGATCCTCGGCATCAACCGCAAGACCCTCCTCGAAAAGCGCAAAAAATACAACCTCATCGAATGAGATCCAACATTAAGCGCTGCACTTCTTATAACTATAATTGTTTTCTTTTCTCATGAGCAT is drawn from Acidobacteriota bacterium and contains these coding sequences:
- a CDS encoding helix-turn-helix domain-containing protein, coding for MRELKNVIDNAAILCEGSRIKPEDLHLDFSVSEKNTLRHLAENKLSLEEIEKLYIQEILNLTNGNRSKAAKILGINRKTLLEKRKKYNLIE